The Tripterygium wilfordii isolate XIE 37 chromosome 5, ASM1340144v1, whole genome shotgun sequence DNA segment TATGTTGTTCTGTCTATCATAGTGTTGTATAACATGAATTATGGAAATGGTTCGTCTTGGATTAACGTCGAAGCATGTCATCttaaaattttttctttgaCAGGGTCTCTTTATTATTGAAGGCTCACTCACCATGGATATACTTACGTAGGTATtattccttttttccttttctttaccTATGTGCCTTAATTACAGATTTCTTCAGCGTtatattacttatatatataactataacAAGCTTCCTTTTTCATCAGCCCAGCTTTAAATTGGGGATAGTTATTTCACAAACAGTTTGCTGAGAATTATTCGAGGCACGTTTTAGTTAGTTGCAAATGCTAAAgatattttattgtgttttcatTGAAGCCTTTTGAATCCCTAGAGTATTGCCATTTTGAGGTGTCAAACTTAAGTATTGGTTTCGGCcgattcaaaattttgttttatctgGAAACTAAATAGTTGcagatttgagaaattttgtttttatgatCATGAAGCTGAAGCCAGAGAAATCATAATAAATGAATGATCGATCTCAAGATATATGACATGAAATAATATACAGATACCTTTCTCCcacttcttttctctctttgcCAAATTGATTTAATTGAGTGGGTTTCTGTTATAATTTGCAGGTAGATAGGTATATATTGTGGCAGTTTAATCTACCTTTTCCGTTATATAACGATAAACTACAGTAGCTAGTCAGATCTTGGCAGAAAGCTGGTGTTTGTCGCTTTCTCCATCCTAGAAACATCTTCCTATGAAGTATGAACTGATAGTTATGTTCGCCtcccttcttttttctctcttttgtcgTTGTAAAGAATTATAAACTCAATAGTTTTCCTGTAAAGTTTGTGTGGGTTTAAGGACTTCATCTGCCAACGCCACCGTTATAGTTGAACTTTGTATTGGGAAGTCACTTTACTTATGGTTCTATAATAGTCATATTTTGATTTCAGACATCTTTATAACCTACGACTGATTCAGATTCCTTGTGCTTGTCATTGGATACCAAGGTTAAGTATTGAAATACTCTGTTCTTTGTCTGAGAAATCATCGGTTGCTTTTAGGGTTAGGTTGCCTTAAACTTCTAAGACCGAACCACATAGAAAGGTGGTAAAGTAGTGGCAGTATTGTGAAGGGCATGCATGTTTTTCTTCTTAGATGGTAATGTTTAGTGGTTCAACATTATGATACCTCTCGAGTGGTCAAATTCTGTTTGTTACTTTGTCTATAAGATCCCGGAAAGCTTTACATTTCATTATATTCCATCTTTAGTCCACAGGTTAGTAACTGTCAAAATCCCCTCCAATATGTGTGGCCCAACAAGTCCCAACTGGTTTGTCTGTCATTCAACTGTCTTATCTTGTTCTTGTCCAACCTTCATTCAAAGTCTAGTTTATTCCCTCTCTAGATTATGCAATCACTCAAAACAGTCTTTGTCCATGAATTCTAGGTACAATGTTTTTCAAAGGTTCTGTTAAGTTCTGGTCGTTAAAAGATCTTTAGTTGAAGACGAAACATTCTATAGCGGAAGATAGGTATCCCAGTTGCTATGCGGTAAGCACAGGATTTCATGTGCATTATGTGGGACATGTGGAAtccacaaattcacttgaatcctgTGCATCCAACTCAGCAGTTGGAATACCAATTGttggaatctttatcatttttgcttAACTATCACAGTACCACTATAGTTCTTTAGGCTTTTGGATTAAAGCAGCCTTTTCTCTTCTGGTTTTCTAATGTTGagataatgaagaaaaaaagtagTATGGAAGTACTAGTACTGATAGTGATACTGTCCATGTTATTTAGGATAGATAGATACATTCAAGCTTCTACACTTTATTGGTAACAAAGACTGTAAAGCAACAGAATTGTCACAACACCAGTATCTACCAGATTTTTAAGTACTTCAAGCGCGGTACATAGTGTTTGGTCTTCATGGAAGTGTGTAAGCTGCAAAAACCAGCAGTACTTATGTTAGGGAGGAAGTATAATGCAAGGAAGAAGGTAAATGCACAGGAGGGAAAGGTTACTTACGTCCACACTTGTAACCGACTGGGCGATTTGCAATGTTGCAGCGCTTGGGAATGGTAAGGGCGATTTCAGGCTTGATTGCAGAGGCCTTGGCCATGTCGGAAAGCATTACAGCGCAGAGGCAGCTCGGGTTCTTGCCAATGTTCTTCACCTGGGAGCAGCAAGCGTCGCTAACGGGAGCTTTCTCATCCTGTGCCGCGCTCATACAAGGGATGAGCTTCAGAGCTTCATTGTTTGGATTGGATTTCCCACATTCCCCTGCCCCATCAACTCTTTCCATCCCAGCAATGCTGACAAGCACAATAAATCCCAAAATGCAGAACATCTTCATTGGAGTCTCCATTTTTGTTCTCTCTAATTGCACAAGAGTTGTTTGCTTTGCTTTGAGTATCGGCTCCAGCAACTGATTATATACTGCAAAGAAAGTGCTTTGATCAATTACCCATTAATTATAATGGAGCCAGCACTAGAACAAAAATACAATTATGCTATTGCAGCACTTGGGTAGTATAACATTATCTTTAGGCCCATTAGGGTTGGTGTCCATCCAATTGTACTCCACTTTACACACAGATGGAGGTCTTGCTGTGAAAACCTCATCATGATTCTCTATGCCAACAACCTCAACAGATCCAATAGGAGCTACCATGTTTTGGAAACGTGGAACCAACTTAGTTCCAAACTACCACAGACCATGATAAAATTGATGACTCAACCTTCACCCGCCAATCAAAAATTGACACGTGACACTCTGAAAATAAATAGTTAAAAGGCATATCTCGGTCAGCGTTACCTCGGCCCAGTCCGACAAGTACTAATAGAATAGGAATGATGCCAAAACTACAGTAATGACTCATTATACTTACCTCGGTCCTGAGAAACCTATCTCTACGCCAAGAAGCCTATCTCAGCTCAAGACAATGACAAGCTGTCTCCAAAACAAGACAGGATTTCTAAAAGAAGACTCCTAACCCAGCTCGAAGAACAAAGATAGACGTCTCCTAATTTACATAGAGGACATGACTCTGACTCTATTACAGATTAGAATTAGTTCACTACTATATGGGCATTCCGGTCAGGTAAAACATTCATTCGGAACTTTCATACTCTTCTTCCTAAAAGCTATGATCTCTAAAGTTATTACCTGTTCTCTTCCTGATTATTGACTTAGGTATAGAAGTGTCTTTCCCAAGAAAAAAACATCTAGGGGAGACTCTTTAGTTTatgtttgtttatcttttagTCTAGGAGTTCTCAACACCAACAATCGAAACAGTCTCATTTGGATTGACCTGATACGTTAACAAGTCAAACGAGATTTGTATGGCATCAAAAATATTCATGCCTTTTACAATATAGATAATGCAATCCAAACCAGCAAAGAGAACATTCTCTGATTTGTCAATTAGAACAACTAATGGACAAATATAAAGAGAACCATTTGCCCGTCAATTTTTCAATCGAACGATAAACACCATCTACCAAGTGAGGCACAAACTACAAACATGTTTTCTAGTACATATTATGTTAAAATATGAGTAGCACACAGTACACCAAAACCCATAAGACACACATTACATGTGTACACAACCACCGTTGTAATGCTCGTtactttatcttctttctattttAAAATCTCTGTTCTGCTTATATATATGATGTAAAGAATGAATCTTGAAATGAACGAAAACCAGAGCTTCTTAGTTACCATCACATCATTATTCCTCTGTCTTTATTTTGAACTTCATCTCTTATTCTTCTACTTCACTTTCTCTACAACATTTCAATTTGTATCATATTAGTTCCCAAATATCACGAATCTATGTGAATTTTATAGGACTGTGGTGAGAACGAGAGGGGATGCACAACGTCACTATAGGTGTCATCAACCTAATGACagaataatcaaggaattgcaggGGAGAATTCTCAAAGTTGGAAGAGTGGAATAATCTTCTTATCATTTCAATATGTCGTGATAGACTAATTATATAcagagaataatgaaatattttacagagtgattttaggaactaatcattgacttttttctacaattagactcctataatcttgctgaatctttgaattgacttcttgcttgatattatacagctatgatcttcttgcttgatattattgacttcttgcttgatattatacagttgtgatcttcttgcttgatattgttgacttcttgcttgatattatacagctgtgatttgacactccccctcaagttggtgcatatatgtctttaatgcccaacttgctaagtGAGCTGTGAAAGATTCTGCCTGTAACTGCTTTGGTGAGAATATCTGCAAGTTGATCTTTAGATTTGACAAATGGTACCTCAATGATCTTGGCCTCGAGTTTCTCCTTAATGAAATGTCTGTCAATCTCAACATGCTTGGTcctatcatgttgcactggattATGTGAGATGTCTATTGCAGCCttgttatcacaatacaattgcattgctcctttttgtttgaaccccatttctctcatcaaatttcttatccAGAGTAGTTCACATATTCCATGTGCCATACTCCTATATTCTGCTTCAGCACTTGACCTAGCCACCACGTTCTGTTTCTTACTACGCCATGAGACTAAATTGCCTCCCACGAAAGTAAAGTAACCAGATGTTGATCTTCTATCAGTAACTGAACCGGCCCAATCTGCATCTGTATACCCTTTCACATCAAGATGAACATGTTTTGAGAACATCAATCCTTTCCCCGGGGCAGATTTAAGATATCTCAGAATTCGAATCATAACATCCATGTGAGCCTCTCTCggtgcatgcataaattgacttacgACGCTAACAGGATATGCTATGTCAGGTCTTGTATGTGATAAGTAAATCAACTTACCAACAAGACGTTGATATCGTTCTTTATTGGTAGGTACTTGTTCAGCATCTTCATGAAGTTTAAGATTCACCTCCATTGGAGTCTCTATTGGTTGGCAGGCTAACATTCCAGTTTTGGTTAGAAGGTCAAGGACATATTTTCGTTGTGATAGAAATATTCCTTGCTTTGAACGtgccacttcaatgcccaagaaaTACTTTAGTTCGCCgagatctttcatctcaaactcaGCTGCTAAATAATGTTGCAACGCTTCCTTCTCTTCTGGGTCATTCCCTGTAActaccatgtcatcaacatacacaATGAGTGCAGTTATCTTACCTTTCTTATGTTTCAAGAAGAGAGTGTGGTCAGAATTGCATTGTTTGTAGCCAAAAATCTTCATTGATTTGCTGAACCTTCCAAACCATGCTCGGGGTGATTGCTTCAATCCATAAAGAGACTTTTTGAGTTTGCATACCATGTTGCTCTGACTTGGCTTCATCTTGCATCCGGGAGGAGGgtccatatagacttcttcttctaggtctccatgtaaaaaagcattttttacatcaaattgatgtaAAGGCCAATCTAGGTTGGCTGCCAATGAGATAAGTACCCGAATTGTGTTGATTTTAGCTGCAGGTGCAAACGTCTCCCAATAGTCAATTCCATATGTCTGAGTATACCCCTTCGCCACCAGTCTTGCTTTGTATcgttcaattgctccatctgctctAAATTTGATTGTATAGATCCATCTGCAGCCTACTGTTTGCTTCCCTTCTGGCAAATGAGTCATCTCCCAAGTAGAATTCTTTTGGAGAGACTCCATTTCGTCATTCATGGCTTGAGTCCACTTGGGATCCTTAAGAGCTTCCTGCACATTACTTGGAATAGATACAGTGGATAATTGACACACAAATGATGCATATGACGGGGATAACCTATGAAGAGACACATGATTAGCAATAGGGTATTTAACACTTGAAGTTGGATCAGGTTCATATTGCTGTTTAGGAATTCCTCGGTTTGAACGAGGAGGCAATTTATAACTTGAATGACTTGACTCAGGTAGGGAATCAGAGTTAGATTGTTCAAGTACCTGTGTAGGGTTTTCAGGACTGAACTGATTGACTGGCAATGGTACTATAGGAGAAGTTGTATTTAGGACACTATCTGGATTCGTAGCTGGTTGTTCTGGCATTGTTGTAGGATTGGCATGGTCTGGGTCAATCTcctcttgaatttgattttctggTCCTTGCTCTTCGTCCCTCATGGTTTGACCTACTTGAAGTTGTTCTTCCACAGGATTAGTTGACCCATCAATATTACCATCGGGACACTGGGAAACATGGACAACTTGGTTTTGAGTATCTTCTGCAAAGATAGAGTTCTCCCCCTGCAGAGGATGCTCAGAAGTGTTCCTTGAGTaataaaattcactttcatTGAAAGTAACATCAGATGTAACATATAAGGTTTGTGTAGGTGGATGGAAAcacttgtagcctttttgagtgGTAGCATAGCCTACAAAGACACAACGTAATGCACATGGGTCCAGTTTGCTACGTTGGTGAGTATGTAACTGAATGTAAGCAACACACCCGAAAATCCGTGGTTCAAGGTTTGGTGTAGGTGGCACTGTGAGAAGGTTGgtcaatgtttgaaatggagttTGATATTGGAGAGTACTGGATGGTGTCCGATTGATGAGGTAAGCTGCAGAACAAAGAGCCTCCCCCCAAAATTTATGGGGCATATAAGCCTCGAATAAAGATGCACGAGTAACTTCTAGGAGATGGCGGTTCTTTCGTTCTGCTACACCATTCTGCTGTGGCGTATAAGCACATGTGGTTTGGTGAA contains these protein-coding regions:
- the LOC119998345 gene encoding uncharacterized protein LOC119998345 → METPMKMFCILGFIVLVSIAGMERVDGAGECGKSNPNNEALKLIPCMSAAQDEKAPVSDACCSQVKNIGKNPSCLCAVMLSDMAKASAIKPEIALTIPKRCNIANRPVGYKCGPYTLP